In the Devosia sp. SL43 genome, one interval contains:
- a CDS encoding septal ring lytic transglycosylase RlpA family protein: MIRKAVSVAALAAALLSLSTAAYAQCGGASWYGPGFNGKRAASGEIFNENAMTAAHRSLPFGTKVMVTDQRTGEQVEVTINDRGPFHGSRIIDLSKAAATKLGFRNRGTTSVCISSL; encoded by the coding sequence TTGATCAGAAAAGCCGTTTCCGTCGCCGCACTTGCTGCAGCTCTCCTCTCGCTTTCCACTGCAGCCTATGCCCAATGCGGCGGCGCTTCCTGGTATGGTCCTGGCTTCAATGGCAAGCGGGCAGCATCAGGTGAGATCTTTAACGAAAACGCCATGACGGCGGCGCATCGTTCCCTTCCTTTCGGCACCAAGGTCATGGTCACCGACCAGCGCACCGGCGAACAGGTCGAAGTCACCATCAACGATCGCGGGCCCTTCCATGGCAGCCGCATCATCGACCTCAGCAAGGCCGCAGCGACCAAGCTGGGTTTCCGCAATCGCGGCACCACATCGGTCTGCATCAGCTCGCTGTAA
- a CDS encoding DoxX family protein has translation MTATATLMLLGRIIFGLFFVIAAFRNTVGFRDRIPSATNYGWNMPPVLVGAGFAMQWIGGLSLVLGLFTVVGALVLIVFLAIATACYHNPFLFQGKARDPHLYLTLVNITLAGGLLLVIADTL, from the coding sequence GTGACAGCAACCGCCACGCTCATGCTGCTGGGCCGCATCATCTTCGGCCTGTTTTTCGTCATTGCCGCATTCCGCAATACGGTCGGCTTTCGCGATCGCATTCCATCGGCAACCAACTACGGCTGGAACATGCCGCCCGTCCTCGTCGGCGCGGGGTTCGCCATGCAATGGATTGGTGGGTTGTCACTTGTCCTGGGCCTGTTCACCGTCGTCGGCGCCCTGGTGCTGATCGTCTTCCTGGCGATCGCCACCGCCTGCTACCACAACCCGTTCCTGTTTCAGGGTAAAGCACGCGATCCGCACCTGTACCTTACGCTGGTCAACATCACCCTGGCTGGCGGTCTGCTGCTAGTGATAGCGGACACGCTCTAA
- a CDS encoding GGDEF domain-containing protein: MILQSLTRRGAPLARERRGEHRGIKTIGRLVLLCAVGLVVSAFLLVMTALQVVQSLDRADLATERQRAANAVDIMTATGGPLTHDQVIILGRIAGLDDAHLSYELTSTPRVEQIPLLAGQGPSGSYLTWTRSGMAEQVFLQYAPIRLPIIGGMLLLVLGVMFKLRQVVADIERQRRQAFQQSRSDVMTGLANRLAFETALADLVADKTRFAILLFDLDRFKEINDLHGHAAGDGVLRAIGTRLSRLLEDGDLLARLGGDEFVVLSTGHSDRAALAALAQRCIATIEQPIQLEKQAVRVGVSLGIVPADALDLPPDTLMGAADAALYRAKSSPGSSFRFAGDEPAPQMIHQQLLASA, from the coding sequence ATGATATTGCAATCTCTGACACGTCGCGGCGCCCCGCTTGCACGGGAGCGGCGCGGCGAACATCGTGGTATCAAGACCATCGGTCGCCTGGTGCTGCTGTGCGCCGTCGGCTTGGTCGTGTCCGCATTTCTGCTTGTCATGACGGCCCTGCAGGTCGTGCAGAGTCTGGATCGGGCCGACCTGGCCACCGAACGGCAGCGCGCCGCCAATGCGGTCGATATCATGACCGCGACGGGCGGCCCTCTGACACACGACCAGGTTATTATCCTTGGTCGCATCGCCGGATTGGACGACGCCCACCTGTCCTACGAGCTGACCAGCACGCCGCGCGTCGAGCAGATCCCGTTGCTGGCCGGCCAGGGGCCATCGGGCAGCTATCTGACCTGGACACGCTCGGGCATGGCCGAACAGGTCTTTCTGCAATACGCGCCCATCCGGTTGCCCATTATCGGCGGCATGCTGCTGCTGGTGCTGGGTGTCATGTTCAAGCTGCGCCAGGTGGTAGCCGACATCGAACGCCAACGCCGGCAGGCCTTCCAGCAGTCGCGCAGCGACGTCATGACCGGTCTTGCCAACAGGTTGGCCTTCGAAACGGCCCTGGCCGACCTGGTGGCCGACAAGACGCGATTCGCCATCCTTCTGTTCGACCTCGATCGCTTCAAGGAAATCAACGATCTCCATGGTCATGCGGCGGGCGACGGCGTGCTGCGCGCCATCGGCACACGGCTGTCACGCTTGCTGGAGGACGGGGACCTGTTGGCCCGATTGGGCGGAGATGAGTTCGTTGTGCTGAGCACTGGCCATTCTGACCGGGCAGCGCTGGCGGCCCTGGCCCAGCGGTGCATCGCTACGATCGAGCAGCCCATCCAATTGGAGAAGCAGGCGGTCCGCGTTGGCGTCAGCCTCGGCATCGTCCCGGCGGATGCCCTGGACCTGCCGCCAGACACCCTGATGGGCGCCGCCGATGCTGCACTCTATCGTGCCAAATCCAGTCCAGGCAGCAGCTTCCGCTTTGCCGGTGACGAGCCGGCTCCGCAAATGATCCACCAACAACTTCTGGCATCGGCCTGA
- a CDS encoding DUF4260 family protein — MTEQPASSTTEPVTGNAVLLQRLEGGAIAVLGLVAYTWLGQSWWVFALLLLLPDLSMLGYLRGGTTGMLTYNLVHTYVAPALLALLGLVVGPIAFGLAAIWTVHIGLDRLLGYGLKHADGFEHTHLGLIGKARRGR; from the coding sequence ATGACCGAACAGCCTGCTTCTTCGACGACCGAACCAGTAACCGGCAACGCCGTGCTTCTGCAGCGACTGGAAGGAGGCGCCATCGCTGTGCTGGGCCTTGTCGCGTATACCTGGCTGGGCCAGTCCTGGTGGGTATTCGCGCTGCTGCTTCTGCTGCCCGACCTATCCATGCTGGGCTATCTGCGTGGCGGGACAACGGGCATGCTCACCTACAACTTGGTCCATACCTATGTCGCGCCAGCCCTGTTGGCCTTGTTGGGTCTCGTCGTCGGTCCGATCGCTTTCGGCCTGGCCGCCATCTGGACCGTCCATATCGGGCTCGATCGTCTGCTCGGCTATGGCCTCAAGCATGCAGATGGCTTCGAGCACACTCATCTCGGTCTCATCGGCAAGGCACGCCGCGGACGATAA
- a CDS encoding dihydrofolate reductase family protein gives MSQQVRAHMMLSLDGFGTGINQSRDRPFGTIDPRQLGRFMFEDAENNRAEIDAITNYGAFIMGRNMFAAPGPDVWEQEWTGWWGPNPPYHAPVFVLTHYARPAIEMEGGTVFHFVTDGPDAALARAREAAGERDVAIAGGVSTTRHYLNAGVIETLHLHIAPMIAGKGERLWDGLTATLEPIGARATRFTTHMDYRVVKA, from the coding sequence ATGAGCCAGCAGGTTCGCGCCCACATGATGCTGTCGCTCGACGGATTCGGCACCGGGATCAACCAATCACGGGACCGCCCGTTCGGAACCATCGACCCGCGGCAGCTAGGTCGCTTCATGTTCGAGGATGCCGAGAACAACCGAGCCGAGATCGACGCCATCACCAACTATGGCGCCTTCATCATGGGCCGAAACATGTTCGCCGCGCCCGGCCCCGATGTCTGGGAGCAGGAATGGACCGGTTGGTGGGGGCCCAACCCGCCCTATCATGCGCCGGTCTTCGTGCTGACCCACTATGCCCGGCCCGCAATCGAGATGGAGGGCGGCACGGTGTTTCACTTCGTGACCGATGGGCCCGATGCGGCGCTGGCACGCGCCCGAGAGGCAGCCGGTGAACGCGACGTGGCCATTGCCGGTGGGGTGAGCACCACGCGGCATTATCTCAATGCCGGCGTGATCGAGACGCTGCATCTGCACATTGCGCCGATGATAGCGGGCAAGGGTGAGCGACTGTGGGACGGGCTGACGGCGACGCTTGAGCCTATCGGTGCGCGAGCCACACGCTTCACCACGCATATGGACTATCGGGTCGTCAAAGCCTGA
- a CDS encoding TetR family transcriptional regulator C-terminal domain-containing protein encodes MAPTKVKSAEPTAAAKRQHKADAKAAAHPHTKPRPLTRIQREKQDVILEAALEVFSLHGFRGATIDQIAEVAGMSKPNLLYYFPRKEEIHRRLMAALLETWLAPLQSMDADGDPFPEIRSYIRRKLEMARDFPRESRLFANEMLQGAPRIIEMIEIDLKNLVDEKAKVLTAWMDQGKLARTDPYHLIFSIWATTQHYADFDVQVRAVLGPGRGGEGRFEDAARYLEQLFLFGLTPRPKP; translated from the coding sequence ATGGCTCCGACCAAGGTGAAAAGTGCCGAGCCGACCGCCGCTGCCAAGCGCCAGCACAAGGCTGACGCAAAGGCCGCGGCGCATCCTCACACCAAGCCCCGGCCGCTGACCCGCATCCAACGCGAAAAGCAGGATGTGATCCTGGAAGCCGCGCTTGAGGTGTTCTCGCTGCATGGCTTCCGTGGCGCGACGATCGACCAGATCGCCGAGGTGGCCGGGATGAGCAAACCCAACCTGCTCTACTATTTCCCGCGCAAGGAAGAGATCCATCGTCGGCTGATGGCCGCCTTGCTCGAAACCTGGCTGGCACCGCTGCAAAGCATGGACGCCGATGGCGATCCGTTCCCGGAAATCCGCTCCTATATCCGCCGCAAACTCGAAATGGCGCGCGACTTTCCGCGCGAAAGCCGGCTCTTCGCCAACGAGATGTTGCAGGGCGCGCCCCGCATTATCGAGATGATCGAGATCGACCTCAAGAACCTGGTCGACGAGAAGGCAAAGGTACTCACCGCGTGGATGGACCAGGGCAAGCTGGCCCGCACCGACCCGTACCACCTGATTTTCTCGATCTGGGCGACGACCCAGCACTATGCCGATTTCGACGTGCAGGTGCGTGCCGTGCTGGGGCCGGGCCGCGGTGGCGAGGGGCGCTTCGAGGATGCGGCGCGCTATCTTGAACAGCTTTTCCTGTTCGGGCTAACGCCACGACCGAAGCCTTAA
- a CDS encoding cupin domain-containing protein: MNAENFDVEIGVRLRALRLKHGLSQRSLATRAGVSNATISMIEAGRTNPSVSGLRQILSGIPIGLAEFFADDEPDEEQVVYRAAELTEIGAGAVSYRQVGSNLVGRSLQMIHERYQPGAESGQAMLTHLGEEAGLIIKGEMLLEVAGRRYQLRAGDAYFFDSRKPHWFKNTGAGELVLVSACTPPTF; encoded by the coding sequence ATGAACGCAGAAAACTTTGACGTCGAGATAGGTGTACGCCTCCGTGCGCTGCGTCTCAAGCATGGCCTTTCGCAACGCTCCCTCGCCACCCGCGCCGGTGTGTCCAACGCGACCATTTCGATGATCGAGGCTGGCCGAACCAATCCGTCCGTTTCGGGCCTGCGGCAGATCCTGTCCGGCATCCCGATCGGGTTGGCAGAGTTCTTTGCCGACGATGAGCCCGATGAGGAGCAGGTGGTCTATCGCGCTGCCGAACTGACTGAAATCGGGGCCGGCGCGGTGTCCTATCGCCAAGTCGGCTCGAACCTGGTTGGCCGCTCACTGCAGATGATCCATGAGCGCTATCAGCCCGGGGCCGAATCCGGGCAGGCCATGCTCACCCATCTCGGTGAGGAAGCGGGGCTGATCATCAAGGGCGAGATGCTGCTCGAAGTGGCGGGCCGTCGCTATCAATTGCGCGCCGGCGACGCCTATTTCTTCGACAGCCGCAAGCCGCATTGGTTCAAGAATACCGGCGCTGGGGAGCTGGTTCTGGTGTCGGCCTGCACGCCGCCAACCTTCTAG
- a CDS encoding aspartate aminotransferase family protein → MDAVSRPNDLSAFWMPFTANRQFKKSPRMFVAAKDMHYTTSDGRQVLDGTAGLWCCNAGHARPKIVEAIAKQAAELDYAPAFQMGHPKAFELANRIVDIAPEGMNHVLFTNSGSESVETALKVALAYHRVKGDGARSRLIGRERGYHGVNFGGISVGGIVTNRKMFGSLLGGVDHMPHTHNLAKNAFSKGLPEYGVELADELERIVTLHDASTIAAVIVEPVAGSTGVLIPPAGYLKRLREITKKHGILLIFDEVITGFGRLGTPFGADYFGVTPDIMVTAKGLTNGVIPMGAVLVSSEIHDAFMGGPEHVIEFFHGYTYSGNPIASAAGLATLETYKEEGLLTRGAALAPVWQDALHSLKGEPHVIDIRNIGLVGAIELEPIAGSPTKRAFSAFLKCFEDGYLIRTTGDIIAMSPPLIVSEAQIGELIDGVRSALRSIE, encoded by the coding sequence ATGGACGCCGTCTCCCGCCCCAACGATCTGAGCGCCTTCTGGATGCCGTTCACGGCAAATCGGCAGTTCAAGAAGTCCCCGCGCATGTTCGTGGCCGCCAAGGATATGCACTACACCACATCAGATGGTCGCCAGGTGCTTGATGGCACGGCTGGCCTGTGGTGCTGCAATGCCGGCCACGCCCGCCCCAAGATCGTGGAGGCGATCGCCAAGCAGGCCGCAGAGCTCGACTATGCACCCGCCTTCCAGATGGGCCACCCCAAGGCTTTCGAGCTGGCCAACCGCATCGTCGATATCGCCCCTGAAGGCATGAACCACGTGCTGTTCACCAATTCCGGTTCGGAATCGGTCGAAACCGCCCTCAAGGTGGCGCTGGCCTATCATCGCGTGAAGGGCGACGGCGCCCGCTCCCGCCTGATCGGCCGAGAACGCGGCTATCACGGCGTCAATTTCGGCGGCATTTCGGTCGGCGGCATCGTCACCAACCGCAAGATGTTCGGCAGCCTGCTCGGCGGCGTCGATCACATGCCGCATACCCATAACCTGGCCAAGAACGCCTTCTCCAAGGGCCTGCCCGAGTATGGCGTGGAGCTGGCTGATGAACTCGAACGCATCGTCACCCTGCACGATGCGTCGACCATCGCCGCCGTCATCGTCGAACCCGTCGCTGGCTCCACTGGCGTGTTGATCCCGCCCGCCGGCTACCTCAAGCGGCTACGCGAGATCACCAAAAAGCATGGCATCCTGCTGATCTTCGACGAAGTCATCACCGGCTTCGGGCGCCTGGGCACCCCCTTCGGCGCTGACTATTTCGGCGTAACGCCAGATATTATGGTCACCGCCAAGGGCCTGACCAATGGCGTGATCCCCATGGGCGCGGTGCTCGTTTCGTCCGAAATCCACGACGCCTTCATGGGCGGCCCCGAACACGTCATCGAGTTCTTCCACGGCTATACCTATTCGGGAAACCCGATCGCCTCGGCGGCGGGTCTCGCCACGCTCGAGACCTACAAGGAAGAGGGACTGCTGACCCGCGGTGCCGCGCTTGCTCCCGTCTGGCAGGATGCGCTGCATTCGCTCAAGGGCGAGCCGCATGTCATCGATATCAGGAATATCGGCCTTGTCGGCGCTATCGAGCTCGAACCCATTGCCGGCTCGCCCACCAAGCGCGCCTTCTCAGCCTTCCTCAAATGCTTCGAAGACGGCTACCTGATCCGCACCACTGGCGATATCATCGCCATGTCCCCGCCGCTGATCGTCTCGGAAGCCCAGATCGGCGAACTGATCGACGGCGTGCGCAGCGCCCTGCGGAGTATCGAATAA
- a CDS encoding CoA-acylating methylmalonate-semialdehyde dehydrogenase → MNVIENAVAGKRYVSSGRRVPVFNPATGEVSAELPLSTLSELNDAVASAKKAQVAWGNTPPMKRARVMFKFKALLDQHADDLAREISREHGKVHDDALGEVARGIDCVDFACGIPQLLKGEFSRNVGPSIDSYSDRQPLGVVAGITPFNFPAMVPMWMYPAAIACGNAFILKPSERDPSASMLAWNLFMEAGLPEGILNVVHGDKEMVDGILDHPDIKAVSFVGSTPIAEYVYQRGTKAGKRVQALGGAKNHMVILPDADLDQVADALMGAGYGSAGERCMAISVAVPVGKETGDALVAKLKPRVESLKIGPATDKDAEMGPVVTKMHRDKIVGYIDSGVEQGADLVVDGRGFTLQGYEGGYYVGGTLFDHVTPDMTIYKEEIFGPVLSVVRADDYAAAVKLINDHEYGNGTAIFTRDGDAAREFADKIEVGMVGINVPIPVPVAYHSFGGWKRSLFGDHSIYGPEGVHFYTRLKTVTTRWPAGIKGGAEFSFPSVK, encoded by the coding sequence ATGAACGTCATCGAGAACGCCGTTGCCGGCAAACGCTATGTCTCATCAGGCCGTCGCGTCCCGGTGTTCAATCCCGCCACGGGCGAAGTCTCCGCTGAGCTACCGCTATCGACGCTTTCTGAGCTGAACGACGCCGTCGCCTCCGCCAAGAAGGCACAGGTTGCCTGGGGCAATACCCCGCCGATGAAGCGCGCCCGCGTCATGTTCAAGTTCAAGGCTTTGCTCGATCAGCATGCCGACGACCTGGCCCGCGAAATCTCGCGTGAACATGGCAAGGTGCATGACGACGCGTTGGGCGAAGTCGCCCGCGGCATCGACTGCGTCGATTTCGCCTGCGGCATTCCGCAACTGCTCAAGGGCGAATTTTCGCGCAACGTGGGCCCCAGCATCGACAGCTACTCCGATCGCCAGCCGCTCGGTGTTGTCGCCGGCATCACCCCGTTCAACTTCCCGGCCATGGTGCCGATGTGGATGTATCCGGCGGCCATCGCCTGCGGCAACGCCTTCATCCTCAAGCCCTCCGAACGCGATCCTAGCGCCTCGATGCTGGCCTGGAACCTGTTCATGGAAGCCGGCCTGCCCGAGGGCATCCTCAATGTCGTCCATGGCGACAAGGAAATGGTCGATGGCATCCTCGACCATCCCGATATCAAGGCCGTCTCCTTCGTCGGCTCGACGCCGATTGCCGAATATGTTTACCAGCGCGGCACCAAGGCCGGTAAGCGGGTGCAGGCCCTGGGCGGCGCCAAGAACCACATGGTCATCCTGCCCGATGCCGATCTCGACCAGGTCGCCGATGCCCTGATGGGCGCAGGCTACGGCTCGGCCGGCGAACGCTGCATGGCCATCTCGGTCGCCGTACCCGTCGGCAAGGAAACCGGCGATGCGCTGGTGGCCAAGCTCAAGCCGCGCGTCGAGAGCCTCAAGATCGGCCCCGCCACCGACAAGGACGCCGAAATGGGTCCCGTCGTCACCAAGATGCATCGCGACAAGATCGTCGGCTACATCGACTCGGGTGTGGAGCAGGGCGCCGACCTCGTCGTCGATGGCCGGGGCTTTACGCTCCAGGGCTATGAAGGCGGCTACTATGTCGGCGGCACGCTGTTCGACCACGTGACGCCTGACATGACCATCTACAAGGAAGAAATCTTCGGCCCGGTCCTGTCTGTGGTGCGCGCCGACGACTACGCCGCGGCGGTCAAGCTCATCAACGACCACGAATATGGCAACGGCACCGCCATCTTCACCCGCGACGGCGACGCCGCCCGCGAATTTGCCGACAAGATCGAAGTGGGTATGGTCGGCATCAACGTGCCGATCCCGGTGCCGGTCGCCTACCACTCCTTCGGCGGCTGGAAGCGGAGCCTGTTCGGCGATCACTCCATCTACGGCCCCGAGGGCGTCCATTTCTACACCCGCCTCAAGACCGTCACCACCCGCTGGCCCGCCGGCATCAAGGGCGGCGCCGAATTCTCGTTCCCGAGCGTCAAATAG
- a CDS encoding Zn-dependent hydrolase: MSAPGENLRINGDRLWDSLMDMAKIGPGIAGGNNRQTLTDEDGEGRHLFKRWCDEAGLTMGVDQMGTMFMTRPGTDPDALPVYVGSHLDTQPTGGKYDGVLGVLAGLEVIRSMNDLGIKTKHPIVVTNWANEEGARFAPAMLASGVFAGVHTQDYAYSRKDQAGLTYGDELARIGWRGEETVGARKMHAYFEYHIEQGPILEAENKQIGVVTHGQGLWWLEFTLTGREAHTGSTPMLMRVNAGLAMARILEMVQAVAMDHQPGAVGGVGQMKFAPNSRNVLPGTVVFTVDIRSPELAKLNSMRSQIEAKAQAICAELGVGYAMEAVGHFDPVTFDPTLVSRVRAAAEKLGYSHMDIISGAGHDACWTNKVAPSTMVMCPCVGGLSHNEAEDISKEWAAAGADVLFHAVVETAEIAN, encoded by the coding sequence ATGTCTGCCCCAGGAGAAAACCTTCGCATCAATGGTGATCGGCTCTGGGACAGTCTCATGGACATGGCCAAGATCGGTCCCGGCATCGCTGGCGGTAACAACCGTCAGACTCTGACCGACGAAGACGGCGAAGGCCGCCACCTGTTCAAGCGCTGGTGCGACGAGGCCGGGCTCACCATGGGCGTCGACCAGATGGGCACGATGTTCATGACCCGTCCGGGCACAGATCCGGACGCCCTGCCGGTTTATGTCGGCAGCCATCTCGATACCCAGCCCACCGGCGGCAAGTATGACGGCGTACTCGGGGTATTGGCGGGGCTCGAAGTCATCAGGTCGATGAACGACCTCGGCATCAAGACCAAACACCCCATCGTCGTCACCAACTGGGCCAACGAAGAGGGCGCCCGCTTCGCCCCGGCCATGCTGGCCTCCGGCGTCTTTGCCGGTGTTCACACTCAGGATTATGCCTATAGCCGCAAGGATCAGGCGGGCCTGACCTATGGCGACGAACTGGCCCGCATCGGCTGGCGCGGCGAAGAGACGGTCGGCGCCCGCAAGATGCATGCCTATTTCGAGTATCATATCGAGCAGGGCCCCATCCTCGAAGCCGAGAACAAGCAGATCGGCGTCGTCACCCACGGCCAGGGCCTGTGGTGGCTCGAATTCACCCTCACCGGCCGCGAAGCCCATACCGGCTCCACCCCGATGCTCATGCGGGTGAATGCTGGCCTCGCCATGGCGCGGATCCTGGAAATGGTGCAGGCCGTCGCCATGGATCACCAACCCGGCGCCGTCGGTGGCGTCGGCCAGATGAAGTTTGCGCCCAATTCTCGCAACGTGCTTCCTGGCACAGTGGTTTTCACCGTGGACATTCGCTCGCCGGAGCTGGCCAAGCTCAACTCCATGCGCAGCCAGATCGAAGCCAAGGCTCAGGCCATCTGCGCCGAGCTCGGTGTCGGCTATGCTATGGAAGCCGTCGGCCATTTCGACCCCGTGACCTTCGATCCAACCCTGGTCTCGCGCGTCCGCGCCGCCGCCGAAAAACTCGGCTACAGCCACATGGACATCATCTCGGGCGCCGGCCACGACGCCTGCTGGACCAACAAGGTCGCGCCATCGACCATGGTCATGTGCCCGTGTGTCGGCGGGTTGAGCCACAACGAGGCGGAAGACATCTCCAAGGAATGGGCAGCGGCCGGTGCCGATGTGCTGTTCCATGCGGTGGTTGAGACCGCCGAAATCGCGAACTGA
- the hydA gene encoding dihydropyrimidinase, with amino-acid sequence MASKVIKNGTVVTADLTYKADVKIEGETIVEIGPNLSGDEVLDASGCYIMPGGIDPHTHLEMPFMGTYSADDFESGTRAGLSGGTTMVVDFCLPSPNQSLLEALKMWDNKTGKASADYSFHMAITWWGEQVFNEMADVVDRGITSFKHFMAYKGALMVNDDEMFSSFSRCADLGALPLVHAENGDVVAAMTAKLLAEGNNGPEAHAYSRPPEVEGEATNRAIMIADMAGVPLYVVHVSSEQAHEAIRRARQKGMRVYGEPLVQHLTLDESEYFNPDWDHAARRVMSPPFRNKLHQDSLWAGLQSGSLSCVATDHCAFTTAQKRNGIGNFSKIPNGTGGLEDRLPVLWTAGVNTGRLTMNEFVAVTSTNIAKILGLYPKKGAVLVGADADLVVWDPKRSKTIKAANQQSSIDYNVFEGFEVTGLPRFVLSRGKVSIVENEIKAEPGHGKFVGREAKNPVNRALSQWKEIVAPRKVERTGIPATGV; translated from the coding sequence ATGGCCAGCAAAGTCATCAAGAACGGCACCGTCGTTACCGCCGATCTCACCTACAAGGCCGACGTCAAGATCGAAGGCGAGACCATCGTCGAAATCGGGCCGAACCTCTCCGGCGACGAGGTTCTCGACGCCTCGGGCTGCTACATCATGCCCGGCGGCATCGACCCGCATACCCATCTCGAAATGCCTTTCATGGGCACTTACTCGGCCGATGATTTCGAATCCGGCACTCGCGCCGGCCTCTCGGGCGGCACCACCATGGTGGTCGATTTCTGTCTGCCCAGCCCCAACCAGTCGCTGCTCGAAGCGCTCAAGATGTGGGACAACAAGACCGGCAAGGCGTCTGCCGACTATAGCTTCCACATGGCCATCACCTGGTGGGGCGAGCAGGTGTTCAATGAAATGGCCGATGTCGTCGATCGCGGCATTACCAGCTTCAAGCATTTCATGGCCTATAAGGGCGCGCTGATGGTCAATGACGACGAGATGTTCTCGTCGTTCTCCCGTTGCGCCGACCTCGGCGCCCTGCCGCTCGTGCACGCCGAAAATGGCGACGTGGTCGCCGCGATGACAGCCAAGCTGCTCGCCGAAGGCAATAACGGCCCCGAGGCCCATGCCTATTCCCGCCCCCCCGAAGTCGAGGGCGAGGCGACCAATCGCGCCATCATGATCGCCGACATGGCCGGCGTGCCGCTCTATGTGGTGCATGTTAGCTCCGAACAGGCGCATGAAGCGATCCGCCGAGCCCGCCAGAAGGGCATGCGCGTCTATGGCGAGCCGCTGGTGCAGCATCTGACGCTGGACGAAAGCGAATATTTCAACCCCGACTGGGACCATGCCGCCCGCCGCGTCATGTCCCCGCCCTTCCGCAACAAGCTGCACCAGGATTCGCTTTGGGCGGGCCTCCAGTCCGGCTCACTGAGCTGCGTCGCCACCGACCATTGCGCCTTCACCACGGCGCAGAAGCGCAACGGCATCGGCAATTTCTCCAAGATCCCCAATGGGACCGGCGGGCTTGAGGATCGCCTACCGGTGCTGTGGACCGCCGGCGTCAATACCGGCCGCCTGACCATGAACGAATTCGTGGCCGTCACCTCGACCAACATCGCCAAGATTCTAGGGCTCTATCCCAAGAAGGGCGCGGTTCTCGTCGGCGCCGATGCTGACCTCGTGGTGTGGGACCCCAAGCGGTCCAAGACGATCAAGGCGGCAAACCAGCAATCATCCATCGACTACAACGTCTTCGAGGGCTTCGAAGTCACCGGCCTGCCGCGCTTCGTGTTGAGCCGCGGCAAAGTGTCGATCGTCGAGAACGAGATCAAGGCCGAGCCCGGCCACGGCAAGTTCGTCGGCCGCGAGGCCAAGAACCCGGTCAACCGGGCGCTGAGCCAGTGGAAAGAAATCGTCGCCCCGCGCAAGGTAGAGCGCACGGGCATTCCGGCGACGGGGGTTTGA
- a CDS encoding ABC transporter ATP-binding protein, translated as MAPVVSAQNLGLTFKTNDGDVVALSDVNLSIEKGEFVSFIGPSGCGKTTFLRTIADLEQPTSGTLTINGQTAENARKDRSYGYVFQAPALYPWRTIEKNIALPLEIMGYSQSQQAERIKRTMDLVNLSGFEKKYPWQLSGGMQQRASIARALAFDADLLLMDEPFGALDEIVRDHLNSELLKLWERTQKTICFVTHSIPEAVYLSTKIVVMSPRPGRVTDVIESNLPKERPLDIRETPEFLAIAARVRDGLRAGHSYEETV; from the coding sequence ATGGCGCCGGTTGTTTCCGCCCAAAATCTTGGGCTTACCTTCAAGACCAATGACGGCGACGTCGTCGCTCTCAGCGATGTGAACCTCAGCATCGAGAAGGGCGAATTCGTCTCCTTCATCGGCCCATCCGGCTGCGGCAAGACGACATTCTTGCGCACCATCGCCGATCTGGAACAGCCGACCTCCGGCACGCTCACCATCAACGGCCAGACGGCGGAAAATGCGCGCAAGGATCGCTCCTATGGCTACGTCTTCCAGGCGCCGGCGCTCTATCCGTGGCGCACCATCGAGAAGAACATCGCCCTGCCGCTCGAGATCATGGGCTATTCGCAGAGCCAGCAGGCCGAGCGCATCAAGCGCACCATGGACCTGGTGAACCTGTCGGGCTTCGAGAAGAAATACCCCTGGCAACTGTCCGGCGGCATGCAGCAGCGCGCCTCCATCGCTCGCGCGCTGGCTTTCGATGCTGACCTGCTGCTGATGGACGAGCCCTTCGGCGCCTTGGACGAAATCGTCCGCGATCACCTCAATTCCGAACTGCTCAAGCTGTGGGAGCGCACGCAGAAGACCATCTGCTTCGTGACCCACTCCATCCCCGAGGCGGTGTATCTGTCGACCAAGATCGTGGTCATGTCGCCGCGGCCGGGTCGGGTGACGGATGTGATCGAGAGCAATCTCCCCAAGGAGCGCCCGCTCGATATCCGCGAGACGCCCGAATTCCTCGCCATCGCCGCGCGCGTGCGCGACGGACTACGGGCTGGCCATTCCTATGAGGAGACGGTGTGA